The sequence below is a genomic window from Kitasatospora kifunensis.
GGCGCTGGCGGTCGCCGGGCTGGCCGAGGCCGGTTTCGAGCGCGAGGCCGGGTCCCTGCTGGAGGGGCTCCTGGCGGCCTCCGCGCACTTCGCCGGGCGGCTGCCGGAGATGTATGCCGGGGAGCAGCGGTTGCCGGACTGCCCGCCGGTACCGCATCCGGCCGCCTGCCGCCCTGCGGCCGGATCCGCGGCGGGCGCCGCGCACGCGGTCTTCGCACTGGCAGGGGTGCGGCCCGACGTGCCGGCCAAGCGCGTGGTGGTCCGTCCAGCCAGCACTGCGCCGCTCGGCGAACTCGAGCTCGGTGGCCTTCGGGTGGCGGGGGAGCAGTTCTCCGTCCGGGTGAGCCGGATCGGTGTGGCCGTGGTCGAGGAGGCCTCCGCGCAGCTGCAGCTGGGCACCGGCTGACCGGGCGTCAGGCGCCGGGGGCGACGGCGATCCTGGCGGCCGCCCCGTCCGCCTGGCTCGCGCGTCCGGCCCGGGCTCCCGCCGGTCTCGTGTTTATCGTCAGAGAGACGACTATGATCGACACCATGTCGCGCTATGACCCGTCGGCCTTTCCCCCGTTCGCAGTCACGGTCGACCTGGTGGTGCTGACGGTCCGGGAGCACGAACTCTGCGCGCTGTTGGTGCGCCGGGGCGAGCCGCCCTTCCAGGGCTACTGGGCACTGCCCGGTGGTTTCGTGCGCCCGGACGAGGGGCTCGGCGAGGCGGCCTCGCGGGAGCTGGCCGAGGAGACCGGGCTGCGTGCTCACTCGACGGCCGGTCAGACCGCAGCGGGGGCGCACCTGGAGCAGCTGGCGACCTACGGTCATCCGCAGCGTGACCCACGGATGCGCGTGGTGAGTGTGGCGCACCTGGCGTTGGCCCCGGACCTGCCCACCCCCAAGCCGGGCGGCGATGCACGGGGAGCTCGCTGGGCTCCGGTCAGTGAGCTGCTCGGCCCTGGTCCGGCGGACCGTGAGCCGCTCGCCTTCGACCATGCGCTGATCCTCGCCGACGGTGTGGAGCGTGCCCGGTCGAAGATCGAGTACTCCGCGCTGGCCACCGCCTTCTGCGCCGAGGAGTTCACCGTCGGCGAGCTGCGCAGGGTCTACGAAGCGGTCTGGGGCGTGGTGCTGGACCCGCGGAACTTCCACCGCAAGGTGACCGGCACGCCCGGCTTTCTGGTGCCGTCCGGCGGCACGACGACTCGTCAGGGCGGACGCCCGGCGCAGCTGTTCAGGGCAGGCGGGGCCACCGTGCTCAACCCGCCGATGCTGCGCCCGGAGTCCTGAGCCT
It includes:
- a CDS encoding NUDIX hydrolase → MSRYDPSAFPPFAVTVDLVVLTVREHELCALLVRRGEPPFQGYWALPGGFVRPDEGLGEAASRELAEETGLRAHSTAGQTAAGAHLEQLATYGHPQRDPRMRVVSVAHLALAPDLPTPKPGGDARGARWAPVSELLGPGPADREPLAFDHALILADGVERARSKIEYSALATAFCAEEFTVGELRRVYEAVWGVVLDPRNFHRKVTGTPGFLVPSGGTTTRQGGRPAQLFRAGGATVLNPPMLRPES